Proteins encoded by one window of Seriola aureovittata isolate HTS-2021-v1 ecotype China chromosome 4, ASM2101889v1, whole genome shotgun sequence:
- the chrna10a gene encoding neuronal acetylcholine receptor subunit alpha-10a, with the protein MKRRRIQTLFRLLLCVSILPPCWCAHGKYAHKLLNDLFTNYTSALRPVEDTNTILNVTLQVTLSQIIDMDERNQILTAYLWIRQVWVDAHLKWNKDDYDGLDTIRIPSSYVWRPDIVLYNNADDHFTGPMDTNVVIRHDGQIMWDSPAITKSSCKVDVSFFPFDAQQCRFTYGSWTYNGNQLDIQNAMESADLADLVENVEWEVLGMPAKRNIILYGCCADPYPDVTYTLKLKRRASFYVFNLLIPCVMISFLAPLGFYLPADSGEKVSLGVTVMLALTVFQLLVAEIMPPSENVPLIGKYYIATMTMITASTALTIFIMNIHHCGPDAKPVPKWAKKVILQYMARMCFVYEVGENCMSPQPEKQEPPLVKNTNCTMNGQAGPGREDCVFKMERGQETVTSEEREDMDQMMSPIGSIGKNPTNHYSTWKNGIFMSMDCGDSGGPRRCRKGGVSEGERKDREFSCCSQSNERQLLRNIEYIANCYRDQRATQKRTGEWKKVAKVLDRFFMWIFFIMVFFMSLLIMGKAI; encoded by the exons CCTGTTGGTGTGCTCATGGGAAATATGCTCATAAGCTCCTGAATGATTTATTCACCAACTATACTAGTGCGCTGAGGCCTGTGGAGGACACAAACACCATCCTGAATGTGACCCTGCAGGTTACATTGTCACAAATTATCGACATG GATGAGCGAAACCAAATTTTGACTGCATATTTATGGATACGGCAAGTGTGGGTTGATGCACACCTCAAATGGAATAAAGATGATTACGATGGACTTGATACCATCCGCATACCTAGTAGTTATGTATGGAGACCTGATATAGTCCTATATAACAA tgCAGATGATCATTTCACTGGCCCTATGGACACCAATGTGGTGATCCGACACGATGGCCAGATAATGTGGGATTCCCCAGCTATCACCAAGAGCTCTTGCAAAGTGGACGTGTCTTTCTTCCCCTTCGATGCTCAGCAATGTAGGTTCACCTATGGCTCCTGGACCTACAACGGTAACCAGCTGGATATCCAAAATGCCATGGAGAGTGCTGACCTGGCTGACCTGGTGGAAAATGTCGAATGGGAGGTGCTGGGTATGCCGGCTAAGAGGAACATTATTCTGTATGGCTGCTGTGCCGATCCTTACCCAGATGTTACTTACACACTGAAACTGAAGAGAAGAGCTTCCTTTTATGTCTTCAACTTGCTCATACCATGTGTGATGATTTCTTTTCTGGCTCCACTGGGCTTCTACCTGCCTGCTGACTCTGGAGAGAAGGTGTCTTTGGGAGTCACTGTAATGTTGGCCCTCACTGTCTTTCAGTTGTTGGTTGCAGAGATCATGCCACCCTCTGAGAACGTACCTCTTATTG GAAAGTATTACATTGCAACCATGACCATGATCACAGCCTCCACTGCCCTTACCATCTTCATCATGAACATACACCACTGTGGCCCGGATGCCAAGCCTGTTCCCAAGTGGGCCAAGAAAGTCATTCTGCAGTACATGGCCAGAATGTGCTTCGTTTATGAAGTTGGGGAAAACTGCATGTCGCCACAGCCGGAGAAACAGGAGCCTCCACTTGTAAAGAACACCAACTGCACCATGAACGGTCAGGCAGGACCAGGCAGAGAGGACTGTGTCTTCAAAATGGAGAGAGGACAAGAGACAGTGACttcagaggagagggaagacaTGGATCAGATGATGAGTCCAATAGGCTCAATTGGGAAGAATCCTACCAACCACTACAGCACTTGGAAAAATGGCATTTTCATGAGCATGGACTGTGGAGATTCGGGGGGTCCAAGGAGATGCAGGAAGGGAGgtgtgagtgagggagagagaaaagacagagagttTTCCTGCTGCTCCCAAAGCAATGAGAGGCAGCTGCTGCGCAACATTGAGTACATAGCCAACTGTTACAGAGATCAGAGGGCCACGCAGAAAAGGACTGGGGAGTGGAAGAAGGTAGCCAAAGTTTTAGATCGCTTCTTCATGTGGATATTTTTCATAATGGTGTTTTTCATGAGCCTGCTCATCATGGGCAAAGCCATCTAA
- the LOC130167393 gene encoding olfactory receptor 52E4-like: MERNMTISSDILEIQGFDISPEFTYPLFFLLLFVYFSLLFSNIGVLVLIITEKSLHQPMYILFCNLSVNDLIGNTVLLPQLMAHIISTERFITYNQCVIQAFHSHTFGSASHMILVIMAIDRYVAICHPLRYSSIMTTKTVFWLSATAWGVSLVLVSVLIGLTVRLSRCRSVIQNAYCDNASLFKLSCEDVSINNIYGLFFTVLLFSCSIGGIAATYFRIALICWIKKNKELNNRALQTCASHLVLYLIMLWSGFLTIILHRFPNYPDLRKIAYILFHVVPANLNPIIYGMQTRSLRDKIIQILQRKLSPT; the protein is encoded by the coding sequence ATGGAAAGAAACATGACAATTTCAAGTGATATCTTAGAGATCCAAGGTTTTGACATATCTCCAGAGTTCACATAccctctgtttttcttgctgctgtttgtttacttttccCTGCTTTTTTCTAACATTGGAGTTCTCGTGCTTATCATCACTGAGAAGAGTTTGCACCAGCCGATGTACATCCTTTTTTGTAACCTGTCTGTCAATGATCTGATAGGTAACACAGTCCTACTGCCTCAGCTGATGGCTCACATCATTTCAACTGAACGGTTTATCACCTATAACCAGTGCGTGATCCAAGCCTTTCACAGCCACACGTTTGGTTCAGCTTCACACATGATTCTCGTCATTATGGCAATCGACAGATATGTGGCCATATGTCACCCCTTACGGTACAGCTCCATTATGACTACCAAGACTGTGTTCTGGCTGTCAGCAACTGCATGGGGGGTGTCATTAGTGCTCGTGTCTGTTTTGATAGGTCTTACAGTGAGGTTGTCCCGTTGTAGATCAGTTATACAAAATGCTTACTGTGACAATGCATCACTGTTCAAGCTGTCTTGTGAAGATGTCTCCATTAACAATATCTATGGACTTTTTTTCACTGTGCTACTGTTTAGTTGCTCAATTGGAGGCATAGCGGCCACCTACTTCAGAATAGCTCTCATCTGCTGgatcaagaaaaacaaagagttgAATAACAGAGCACTGCAAACGTGTGCTAGCCACCTTGTTCTTTATCTTATCATGCTCTGGTCAGGATTTTTAACCATCATATTGCATCGTTTCCCAAATTACCCAGATTTAAGGAAGAttgcatatattttatttcatgttgtcCCTGCTAATTTAAATCCAATCATTTATGGAATGCAAACAAGATCATTACGGGATAAAATTATCCAAATATTGCAAAGAAAATTGTCTCCAACCTAA
- the LOC130167793 gene encoding olfactory receptor 52B2-like, with translation MENKSFGFLSELTLDPFVIPPGGKYPIFFLGITIYFFGIFCNLTLLTLIIMKKNLHKPMYFILFSLPLNDLIGMTAMLPKVLSDIVTETNKVYYPLCVLQAFLLHMYGGGILFILAAMSFDRYVAICMPLRYSSVMTPRVVICIISLVWGLDFVLIVSLFSLQTRLPRCKSVVMNVFCDNPSLLKLTCGNRTVNNVIGLFNTAVMQAVSVSVQAFSYVKILITCVATRRSQAKTKAVNTCVAQLVILITFEVVGTFTILSHRFKNVSADLQKIMGMLIFLVPPLLNPIVYGLYTSEVRHTLLRVLKNRVSV, from the coding sequence atggaaaacaaatctTTTGGGTTCCTCTCTGAGTTAACCCTGGATCCATTCGTAATTCCACCCGGAGGAAAGTACCCCATATTTTTTCTTGGtattacaatttatttttttggcatctttTGCAACCTGACCTTGTTGACTTTGATCATTATGAAGAAGAACCTTCACAAACCCATGTATTTCATCCTGTTCAGTCTTCCGCTCAATGATCTGATAGGCATGACTGCAATGCTCCCAAAAGTACTTTCAGATATTGTTACGGAGACAAATAAGGTTTACtatcctctctgtgttttacaaGCATTCTTGCTCCACATGTATGGAGGTGGAATTTTGTTTATTCTTGCAGCAATGTCCTTTGATCGTTATGTTGCCATCTGCATGCCGTTACGCTACAGCTCTGTTATGACCCCCAGGGTTGTCATTTGTATTATCTCTCTAGTTTGGGGTCTTGACTTTGTCTTGATTGTATCACTGTTCTCTTTGCAGACAAGGCTCCCAAGGTGCAAATCTGTTGTTATGAATGTGTTCTGTGATAACCCATCTCTACTGAAGCTCACATGTGGAAACAGGACAGTCAATAATGTCATAGGACTGTTTAACACAGCAGTCATGCAAGCTGTAAGTGTGTCCGTTCAGGCATTTTCCTATGTGAAGATTCTCATCACATGTGTGGCTACAAGAAGGTCTCAAGCAAAGACGAAAGCTGTCAACACATGTGTTGCTCAGTTGGTTATATTAATCACCTTTGAAGTTGTTGGAACTTTCACAATTTTATCTCACAGATTCAAAAATGTGTCAGCTGACTTGCAAAAGATAATGGGCATGCTAATATTTCTTGTACCCCCACTTTTGAATCCAATTGTATATGGGCTGTATACAAGTGAAGTAAGACACACACTCCTGAGAGTCTTAAAAAATAGAGTATCTGTCTAA
- the LOC130168078 gene encoding olfactory receptor 24-like, with protein MYTNASSGIVLTLATLGLYTSHIYPVFVFGTLAYLIIVFCNLLVLAAIVVSKKLHKPMYILLLNLPISDTVGATAFFPQLLSSIVTENRLISHPACVTQAFLIHIYGTANLMILSAMAYDRYIAICCPLRYNVTMSPNTLIKIIIAIWLINFSLMVTLFLLLVRLKMCRTNVVDLYCNNPSLLKLVCEDTTVNNLYGIAGICLLQGGSLFIIIYTYAQILRTCVMTNQSHARKKAMQTCGTHLVVFLILQINTVGTLIAHRIESASPYIRRALGVSILIFPPLLDPIIYGLKTAELKQSIVMFLKRNPCSTKF; from the coding sequence ATGTATACAAATGCATCTTCTGGGATAGTACTTACACTGGCAACATTGGGCTTATATACTTCACATATTTATcctgtgtttgtatttggaACACTTGCCTATTTAATTATTGTCTTTTGCAATTTGCTGGTATTAGCAGCTATTGTTGTGAGTAAAAAGCTACATAAGCCCATGTATATCCTGCTGCTCAACTTGCCCATCAGTGACACGGTCGGAGCTACAGCTTTTTTCCCTCAGCTACTTTCCAGCATTGTGACAGAGAACCGACTGATTTCCCATCCTGCATGCGTAACTCAGGCTTTTTTGATTCATATTTATGGTACAGCAAACTTGATGATCTTGAGTGCCATGGCATATGACAGATACATTGCCATATGTTGTCCTTTGAGGTATAACGTTACCATGAGTCCAAATACCTTAATTAAAATTATCATTGCAATATGGCTCATAAATTTCTCATTGATGGTCacgttgtttttgttgcttgtgCGATTAAAAATGTGCAGGACGAATGTAGTGGATTTGTACTGTAACAATCCATCGTTATTGAAACTGGTCTGTGAGGACACCACGGTGAACAACCTCTATGGAATAGCTGGTATCTGCTTGCTTCAAGGCGGATCACTGTTTATAATAATTTACACGTATGCACAGATTTTGCGTACATGTGTTATGACTAATCAGTCACATGCCCGGAAAAAAGCCATGCAGACCTGTGGTACACATTTGGTTGTTTTCTTAATCTTACAAATCAATACTGTGGGTACGCTCATTGCTCATCGGATTGAGAGTGCATCCCCATATATAAGAAGGGCTCTTGGTGTGTCAATTTTAATATTTCCCCCTCTTTTAGATCCAATTATATATGGACTGAAAACCGCAGAACTCAAGCAGAGCATTGTAATGTTCCTAAAAAGAAATCCTTGTTCAACCAAGTTCTAA
- the LOC130167294 gene encoding olfactory receptor 10A3-like, translating to MDNLYNTSSTLVLSGFNLPPESVIPAFLIATLSYMIILFCNLILILTIVLNKSLHQPMYLILLNLPINDLIGSTALFPQIIKEVLTNSRTMQYSACVVQAFFIHIYAGGTVFILTAMAYDRYIAICCPLKYNTVMTNARIMKIITTVWISCLILITVLFILLLRLPRCRSEMTHLYCDNPSLLSLVCANTTINNIYGLFIVAFTQVIANGMILYTYLQILVACFRSKRSDTKTKALQTCATHLTVFLLLECLGLFTIISYRIKNISPHLRRFMGVSTLIFPPTVNPIIYGLKTKEIKEKVVHFFRNKILPS from the coding sequence ATGGACAACTTGTACAACACATCATCTACTTTGGTGCTGAGTGGCTTTAATCTCCCTCCTGAAAGTGTCATTCCTGCATTTCTTATTGCAACTCTGAGCTACATGATCATACTTTTCTGCAACCTTATTCTAATCCTCACCATTGTACTGAACAAATCTTTGCATCAGCCCATGTATCTAATTTTGCTCAACCTTCCTATCAATGACCTTATAGGCTCCACAGCACTCTTTCCACAGATCATTAAAGAAGTACTGACCAACAGCAGGACTATGCAATACTCAGCTTGTGTTGTCCAAGCGTTTTTTATCCATATCTATGCAGGAGGTACTGTGTTTATTCTGACTGCTATGGCATACGATAGATACATTGCTATATGTTGCCCTTTGAAATACAACACTGTTATGACTAATGCTCgcattatgaaaataatcacaactGTATGGATaagttgtttaattttaataactgtgctttttattctgcttttgCGTTTACCCCGCTGTCGATCGGAAATGACTCACCTCTACTGTGATAATCCATCTTTGCTGTCTCTGGTCTGTGCCAACACTACCATCAATAACATTTACGGGCTTTTTATAGTTGCTTTTACACAAGTGATTGCTAATGGAATGATTTTGTATACATACCTCCAGATCCTTGTTGCATGCTTCAGATCCAAACGATCAGACACTAAGACCAAAGCTCTGCAAACCTGTGCTACACACCTAACAGTTTTTCTCCTGTTGGAGTGTCTGGGGCTTTTCACTATCATATcatacagaataaaaaacatttctccacaTTTAAGGAGATTCATGGGGGTGTCAACATTAATTTTCCCCCCAACAGTGAATCCAATCATCTAtggactgaaaacaaaagaaattaaagaaaaagtagtGCACTTTTTTAGAAACAAAATCCTTCCAAGTTGA